From one Triticum aestivum cultivar Chinese Spring chromosome 4B, IWGSC CS RefSeq v2.1, whole genome shotgun sequence genomic stretch:
- the LOC123090516 gene encoding uncharacterized protein isoform X2, translated as MSLRIGKNPIFPLRLFDLQRSCSVCGGEYQYGATELLLPVACTGLLLLVVRSDYDVATAHAAAAAGWWRRAPTCSSIRSRTPPPSTPTSRHMMCTLGRPVRRTANETTPNVMSVLTFCNQATALLRSPPAAAKG; from the exons ATGTCCCTCCGCATCGGTAAAAATCCGATTTTCCCCCTCCGGCTCTTCGATCTGCAGCGGTCGTGCTCAGTCTGCGGCGGAGAGTACCAATACGGCGCGACAGAGCTACTTCTGCCGGTCGCCTGCACGGGGCTGCTGCTGCTTGTCGTCAG GTCTGACTACGACGTGGCTACGGCCCacgcagcagcggcggcgggatGGTGGCGGCGAGCTCCGACATGTTCCTCCATCCGCTCTAGGACTCCACCGCCAAGCACACCAACCTCAAG GCATATGATGTGCACCCTTGGTCGCCCGGTCCGACGAACTGCTAACGAAACAACGCCCAACGTCATGAGTGTGCTCACGTTCTGCAATCAAGCAACCGCCCTTCTCCGTTCTCCTCCAGCAGCAGCAAAAG GTTAA
- the LOC123090516 gene encoding uncharacterized protein isoform X1 codes for MSLRIGKNPIFPLRLFDLQRSCSVCGGEYQYGATELLLPVACTGLLLLVVRSDYDVATAHAAAAAGWWRRAPTCSSIRSRTPPPSTPTSRHMMCTLGRPVRRTANETTPNVMSVLTFCNQATALLRSPPAAAKGFCSPLLLNLNWRVETSFKF; via the exons ATGTCCCTCCGCATCGGTAAAAATCCGATTTTCCCCCTCCGGCTCTTCGATCTGCAGCGGTCGTGCTCAGTCTGCGGCGGAGAGTACCAATACGGCGCGACAGAGCTACTTCTGCCGGTCGCCTGCACGGGGCTGCTGCTGCTTGTCGTCAG GTCTGACTACGACGTGGCTACGGCCCacgcagcagcggcggcgggatGGTGGCGGCGAGCTCCGACATGTTCCTCCATCCGCTCTAGGACTCCACCGCCAAGCACACCAACCTCAAG GCATATGATGTGCACCCTTGGTCGCCCGGTCCGACGAACTGCTAACGAAACAACGCCCAACGTCATGAGTGTGCTCACGTTCTGCAATCAAGCAACCGCCCTTCTCCGTTCTCCTCCAGCAGCAGCAAAAGGTTTTTGCTCTCCCTTGTTACTGAATTTAAACTGGAGAGTGGAGACATCATTTAAGTTCTGA